ACCATCATTAAATATTGGTGACCATCATCACATTAAAAATTTGGGCATTTCACTAAATTAACAGATTGGCTTAATCTCATTTTTAAAAACTAACAAACAAAATCAATGTCTACACCAATCTATAATACGCATCAATACGATATTCAAAATGACCTATTGATTACCAATAGTCTCAAGCCTGCTACATCCAAGGCTATAAGGCTTCAGGAAGAAGATATCATGAAAGGATGGATACTCCGTTATTGCCCCAAAAGGTGGCTACTGGATATTTCCCAAGCCAATATCGACTCCTCACCCAACAGTATCATAAAAGATGATAGCAGGTGGCATACTTTTATCAGAAGCAGTAGTATTGAAAAAATTGCCTACGTTACTGGCACAAACCCTTCCCCTCAGAAGTATGTCCAACAAACAATAAAGGAGCACGATATCAAAGAAGTAAAACGGGTACAGTTAGGCAACTTTGAAAATAAGGAGCAGGCTTTAGAGTGGTTGCTACAACCATAATACGGTCAATTCTTTGTAAATGCGACTTTTAACGCCATCAGTATAAATACTACCCCTGATGATTTATTTAACCACATAAATGCCTTTGGGTTTTCTCGAAACTTTTTTGAAAACATCCCTGCAAACATCGTTAGAATTAAAAACCAAATGGTACCCATTATGGCATAGGTAATTCCTAGAATTATAAATGGCGTAGGATTTTTTATTTGTGATGGATTGATGAATTGAGGAAAGAACGCCAGAAAAAATAAGGCTACTTTTGGGTTTAACACGTTAGTGACAAAACCTGCGATGAAGTTATCTTTCCCCCTTTTATTGTCTTGTCTCCCCTTATCAAGGATAGGTGAACCGTTATATGAATATAGCTTTATCACACCCAAGTAAAGCAAATACAGTGCTCCCACATATTTCACAAAAGTAAATACCAATGCAGATCTGGCAACGATAATGGATAGTCCAAATACCGCAAAAAGTGTATGGACCATCACACCTGCATTTATCCCTAATGTTGCATAAATACCAGATGCTTTACCTTGAGTGATGGCTTTATTTAATACGAATAGTGTATCAATTCCTGGTGTCAGGATAAAAAACACCGTAGTGACTATAAAGGTTGCAAAGTTATCTATACCCATTTAATTATCATTTAAAGTCGATTAATTGATTTTACATCAACAAAACAACGATATTGACAAAATTGAAAAAATAGCAATTATCTATTAACTAATGCGAAAAACGCATCAGACATGACACTTCATCAAATTCGTTATTTCTTGGTTCTCGCTCAGGAACTTCATTTTTGGAAAACCTCTGAAAAAGTGCACTTGTCTCAGTCTTCTTTGAGCAGACAGATCCAAGCTTTGGAGGATGAGCTGGGCGTGACATTGTTTGAAAGAGATAAAAGAAATGTAAAACTGACTGAAGCTGGACATTTTCTGAAAGAGCAATGGCATCAGCTAATTGATGAATTTGATAGAGTACACCTACAGGCCAAAAAGATACATGATGGGGCTACAGGCAATATCAGCATCACTTATCCGGGGTCTATCGCCTATAATTATTTGCCGGAACTGCTAAATACATTTTCTGAATGTATGCCTGAGGTAAAAATTGAATTGATGGAACCAAAAGACGAAGACCATGAACATTTGCTGCTCAACTACCTTGTAGATATATCATTTAGCAGGGATTTAATCAATAACCCATCTATCCAATCTGAAAAACTCTATACAGAACAGGTATGTATTGTAGTACCTAAAAACCATTGGCTTACAGAAGAGAACTTCCAAGGCATAAAGGATATCG
The Limibacter armeniacum DNA segment above includes these coding regions:
- a CDS encoding LysR family transcriptional regulator — its product is MTLHQIRYFLVLAQELHFWKTSEKVHLSQSSLSRQIQALEDELGVTLFERDKRNVKLTEAGHFLKEQWHQLIDEFDRVHLQAKKIHDGATGNISITYPGSIAYNYLPELLNTFSECMPEVKIELMEPKDEDHEHLLLNYLVDISFSRDLINNPSIQSEKLYTEQVCIVVPKNHWLTEENFQGIKDIEAERFILSGLHHTTFFASLLRQIFTNAGIEPNIHIESDFGGMILNLVSKGLGISILPYSFKEASNSQVRFIPLTEEVDLYINWRKNDQSKVLNKVITKSIELASTFNSLQKND
- a CDS encoding LysE family translocator, which codes for MGIDNFATFIVTTVFFILTPGIDTLFVLNKAITQGKASGIYATLGINAGVMVHTLFAVFGLSIIVARSALVFTFVKYVGALYLLYLGVIKLYSYNGSPILDKGRQDNKRGKDNFIAGFVTNVLNPKVALFFLAFFPQFINPSQIKNPTPFIILGITYAIMGTIWFLILTMFAGMFSKKFRENPKAFMWLNKSSGVVFILMALKVAFTKN